The Topomyia yanbarensis strain Yona2022 unplaced genomic scaffold, ASM3024719v1 HiC_scaffold_6, whole genome shotgun sequence genome contains a region encoding:
- the LOC131695843 gene encoding histone H2B-like → MAPKASGKAVKKSGGGGGKAQKNIATKAGGGEKKKRKQRRKESYAIYIYKVLKQVHPDTGVSSKAMSIMNSFVNDIFERIANEASRLAHYNRRSTITSREVQTAVRLLLPGELAKHAVSEGTKAVTKYTSSK, encoded by the coding sequence atggcaccgaaagccagcggaaaggctgtgaaaaaatccggcggcggcggtggcaaggcacagaagaacatcgccacaaaagcaggaggaggagagaagaagaagcgaaagcaacggcgcaaggaaagctacgctatctacatctacaaggtgCTGAAGCAGGTCCATCCGGACACCGGTGTCTCGTCGAAGGCGATGAGCATCATGAATAGCTTCGTGAACGACATCTTCGAGCGTATTGCTAACGAAGCATCTCGTCTGGCCCATTACAACCGACGGTCGACGATCACCTCCCGCGAGGTACAGACCGCCGTTCGTTTGCTGTTACCGGGAGAGCTGGCGAAACATGCCGTATCGGAAGGTACCAAGGCCGTTACCAAGTATACCAGCTCGAAGTAA
- the LOC131695910 gene encoding uncharacterized protein LOC131695910, whose protein sequence is MARTKQTARKSTGGKAPRKQLATKAARKSAPATGGVKKPHRYRPGTVALREIRRYQKSTELLIRKLPFQRLVREIAQDFKTDLRFQSSAVMALQEASEAYLVGLFEDTNLCAIHAKRVTIMPKDIQLARRIRGERVLKQVHPDTGVSSKAMSIMNSFVNDIFERIANEASRLAHYNRRSTITSREVQTAVRLLLPGELAKHAVSEGTKAVTKYTSSNITVVSVVEQNFRAMARTKQTARKSTGGKAPRKQLATKAARKSAPATGGVKKPHRYRPGTVALREIRRYQKSTELLIRKLPFQRLVREIAQDFKTDLRFQSSAVMALQEASEAYLVGLFEDTNLCAIHAKRVTIMPKDIQLARRIRGERA, encoded by the exons ATGGCCCGTACGAAACAGACCGCCCGCAAGTCCACCGGAGGGAAAGCTCCCCGCAaacagttggcaacgaaggctgcccgtaaaagtgccccagctacgggtggcgttaagaagccccatcgctacagaccaggaactgtcgcgctgcgagaaattcgtcgctatcagaagtcgacagagctactaatccgcaagctgcccttccagcgtctggttcgtgagatcgcgcaggacttcaaaaccgatctgcgcttccagagctcagccgtcatggcccttcaagaagccagcgaggcttacctggttggtttgttcgaggataccaatctgtgcgctatccatgccaagcgagtgaccatcatgccgaaagacatccaactggctcgccggatccgtggggagcgg gtgCTGAAGCAGGTCCATCCGGACACCGGTGTCTCGTCGAAGGCGATGAGCATCATGAATAGCTTCGTGAACGACATCTTCGAGCGTATTGCTAACGAAGCATCTCGTCTGGCCCATTACAACCGACGGTCGACGATCACCTCCCGCGAGGTACAGACCGCCGTTCGTTTGCTGTTACCGGGAGAGCTGGCGAAACATGCCGTATCGGAAGGTACCAAGGCCGTTACCAAGTATACCAGCTCGAA CATCACAGTGGTATCAGTAGTAGAGCAGAATTTTCGCGCCATGGCCCGTACGAAACAGACCGCCCGCAAGTCCACCGGAGGGAAAGCTCCCCGCAaacagttggcaacgaaggctgcccgtaaaagtgccccagctacgggtggcgttaagaagccccatcgctacagaccaggaactgtcgcgctgcgagaaattcgtcgctatcagaagtcgacagagctactaatccgcaagctgcccttccagcgtctggttcgtgagatcgcgcaggacttcaaaaccgatctgcgcttccagagctcagccgtcatggcccttcaagaagccagcgaggcttacctggttggtttgttcgaggataccaatctgtgcgctatccatgccaagcgagtgaccatcatgccgaaagacatccaactggctcgccggatccgtggggagcgggcctaa
- the LOC131695884 gene encoding histone H4-like, whose product MTGRGKGGKGLGKGGAKRHRKVLRDNIQGITKPAIRRLARRGGVKRISGLIYEETRGVLKIFLENVIRDAVTYTEHAKRKTVTAMDVVYALKRQGRTLYGFGG is encoded by the coding sequence ATGACTGGCCGTGGCAAAGGAGGCAAAGGGCTCGGCAAGGGAGGCGCTAAGCGGCACCGCAAGGTGCTTCGTGACAATATCCAGGGCATCACCAAACCCGCCATTCGTCGTCTGGCTCGACGTGGAGGAGTGAAGCGAATCTCCGGTTTGATATACGAGGAAACCCGTGGTGTGCTGAAGATTTTTCTGGAAAACGTTATCCGGGACGCTGTGACGTACACTGAACATGCCAAACGGAAGACCGTCACTGCGATGGATGTCGTCTATGCGCTTAAACGCCAGGGACGCACATTGTacggttttggtggttaa
- the LOC131695909 gene encoding histone H2A-like, with protein sequence MSARGKGGKVKGKPKSRSVRAGLQFPVGRIHRLLRKGNYAERVGAGAPVYLAAVMEYLAAEVLELAGNAARDNKKTRIIPRHLQLAIRNDEELNKLLSGVTIAQGGVLPNIQAALLPKKTEKRASAAT encoded by the coding sequence ATGTCTGCACGCGGTAAAGGAGGAAAAGTGAAGGGAAAGCCAAAATCCCGCTCAGTTCGTGCCGGTCTCCAGTTCCCTGTTGGCCGAATTCACCGTCTGCTGAGGAAGGGAAATTATGCTGAACGTGTCGGTGCCGGAGCACCCGTCTACTTGGCAGCTGTGATGGAATATCTTGCCGCCGAAGTACTGGAGCTGGCAGGAAACGCTGCTCGCGATAACAAAAAGACCAGAATCATCCCCCGTCAtctgcagctggccattcgaaatgacgaagagctgaacaaactgctctccggtgTGACCATTGCTCAGGGTGGCGTGTTGCCTAACATACAGGCCGCACTGCTGCCGAAGAAGACTGAAAAGAGGGCCTCCGCAGCAACTTAA
- the LOC131695908 gene encoding histone H1A, sperm-like, whose protein sequence is MAETAIDVAATAPAVVASPPAAKAPPKQAAKASKSDAKKPKKSSTHPPVSEMVLAAIRTLKERSGSSLQAIKKYIAANYMCDVARLAPFIRKALKTGVEKGNITQTKGTGASGSFKVTVEAKKPAGDKKPPSGAAKKPKKSATKSGEKKNPPAGGGEKTSKPKAAIPAAKKSATKKAKAAAPAKALEQQRAHTPAFNWLPIGKINQSSLV, encoded by the exons ATGGCTGAAACTGCTATCGACGTTGCTGCTACGGCCCCTGCCGTCGTCGCCTCTCCGCCAGCCGCCAAAGCGCCACCGAAGCAGGCGGCCAAGGCTAGCAAGAGTGACGCCAAGAaaccgaaaaaatcttcaacccaTCCACCAGTGAGTGAGATGGTTCTGGCTGCCATCCGGACCCTGAAGGAACGGAGCGGATCATCACTGCAGGCGATCAAAAAGTACATCGCCGCCAACTACATGTGTGACGTCGCCAGGCTGGCTCCGTTTATCCGGAAGGCTTTGAAAACGGGTGTCGAGAAGGGAAACATCACCCAGACCAAGGGTACCGGTGCTTCCGGATCGTTTAAGGTGACGGTCGAAGCAAAGAAACCGGCTGGCGATAAGAAACCACCATCGGGTGCAGCGAAAAAACCGAAGAAATCGGCTACTAAATCCGGGGAGAAGAAAAATCCGCCGGCTGGTGGTGGTGAGAAGACCAGCAAGCCAAAGGCGGCGATCCCGGCCGCTAAGAAATCGGCTACGAAGAAAGCGAAAGCTGCTGCCCCTGCAAAGGCG CTTGAGCAGCAGCGCGCGCACACACCCGCATTCAACTGGCTGCCGATTGGCAAGATAAATCAGTCGTCGTTAGTTTGA